One window from the genome of Osmerus eperlanus chromosome 1, fOsmEpe2.1, whole genome shotgun sequence encodes:
- the nat8l2 gene encoding N-acetyltransferase 8-like 2: MQLVIRRYRPSDKDAVLVLFSDGILEHIGPSFRNAMTQPLYLVITLGLSAVGHHLGGGALLCALLLAGAWVALVYYCCYELYDSFVRERLRTDMLDIPGCYLSQPDNCFWVAEAEVDGRSEVMGMVAVVAKQSAGEGTGERYGELFRMIISSSCRRMGLGSRLAQTVIDFCKEHGFSKVVLETSSTQTAAVALYKKMGFTLVLTHTQTHAPDWITKLSGVHILKMEKQIQG; encoded by the coding sequence ATGCAGCTGGTAATTAGACGTTACCGTCCATCGGACAAGGACGCTGTCTTGGTCCTATTCAGCGACGGCATCCTGGAGCATATCGGACCATCGTTCCGCAATGCTATGACCCAGCCGCTCTACCTGGTTATCACCCTGGGTCTGTCTGCTGTCGGCCACCACCTGGGAGGGGGAGCCCTGCTCTGTGCCCTGCTGCTGGCGGGGGCATGGGTGGCGCTGGTCTACTACTGCTGTTACGAGCTATATGACAGCTTTGTCAGAGAGAGGCTGCGTACAGACATGCTGGACATACCTGGCTGCTACCTGAGTCAGCCAGACAACTGCTTCTGGGTGGCGGAGGCTGAGGTGGATGGAAGGTCGGAGGTCATGGGTATGGTGGCCGTAGTGGCCAAACAGAGCGCAGGCGAGGGAACAGGGGAGCGGTATGGGGAGCTGTTTAGGATGATCATCTCGTCGTCGTGCCGACGGATGGGGCTGGGTTCCAGATTGGCTCAGACGGTCATCGACTTCTGCAAGGAGCATGGCTTCTCCAAGGTTGTCCTGGAGACCAGCTCCACCCAAACAGCTGCTGTGGCTCTTTATAAGAAGATGGGATTCACccttgtcctcacacacacacagacgcatgctCCTGATTGGATAACTAAGCTATCAGGAGTTCATATTCTCAAGATGGAGAAACAGATACAGGGATAA